Within Selenihalanaerobacter shriftii, the genomic segment ATTTGGTTCAATAATTCTATATGGTGGTTTAGGCGTTTGCCTTAAGATTGCTATGAAAAAGAAATAAGATTATATAAAGTCTTGTTGAGAATAAATTCTTAACAAGACTTTTTAAATTTAAATAATTATAATTAAAACCCATACTGATAAAGTGGTACAATTATAAAAAAGATTGACATTTAGCAGGGAAAAGAGGTTGTTTTCTGGAAGTACATAGACAGAAAAATTGTAGAGGTAGTAGTAAAGAAGAGAGAAGGAGGTCTAAGATGGCTGAGGTAAAATTCAGTCAGGATAGATGTAAAGGATGTGAATTATGTACTACTGTTTGCCCTAAGGATATAGTAGTCATGGCTGACGAGATTAATATCAAGGGATTCCATCCGGCCGCAGTTACTGATGTAGATGAATGTATAGCTTGTGGTTTTTGTGCTAATATCTGTCCTGATGTAGTTATCGAAGTATTTAAGTAGAAATGGTTCAATGACTCAATAGAGTATGGAGGAGGTAGTATAATGAGTGAAAAAGTGTTGATGAAAGGAAATGAAGCAATTGGGGAAGCAGCCATTCAAGCTGGATGCAGGTATTTCTTTGGGTATCCAATTACACCTCAGAATGAAGTGCCTGCTTATATGGCTAGAAAGTTACCAAAAGTAGATGGCGTATTCTTACAAGCAGAGAGTGAAGTGGCAGCTATTAATATGGTCTATGGTGCTGCCGGAGCTGGAGCTAGAGTCTTGACTTCATCTTCTAGCCCAGGCATTAGTTTAAAAGCTGAAGGAATTTCATATGTTGCTGGGGCTGAATTGCCAGCAGTCATTGTAAATATAGTCCGGGGAGGACCAGGTTTAGGTGGAATTCAACCGGCTCAGTCCGATTATTTTCAAGCTACTAAAGGTGGTGGACATGGAGATTATAAATTAGTAGTTTTAGCACCGTCTTCTGTCCAGGAAGCTGTGGATTTAACTATGGAGGCTTTCGATATTGCTGATAGATATCGAACTCCAGTTATGGTTATCGGTGATGGAATCATCGGTCAGATGATGGAACCAGTAGAATTTAAAGATATTGGGGCTGATGACTTACCAGAAAAGGATTGGATTACCGACGGAGCTAAAGGTAGAGAGAAGAAT encodes:
- a CDS encoding MetS family NSS transporter small subunit, with translation MSTGALMMLIFGSIILYGGLGVCLKIAMKKK
- a CDS encoding 4Fe-4S binding protein, producing MAEVKFSQDRCKGCELCTTVCPKDIVVMADEINIKGFHPAAVTDVDECIACGFCANICPDVVIEVFK